Proteins co-encoded in one Polynucleobacter sp. MWH-UH19D genomic window:
- a CDS encoding universal stress protein: protein MFKTVLIPVVDDMVTPKVMKQISALIKAGGANAVLAYISDPRAPFIYTRKASDYKISDANHKKACAQHAKELLEKAANLMGVDIKVKTHHEYSPVVFEGILEAAKKFNVDAIMMASHKRIGLKGAFMGSDTHNVVVHTKLPVIVV from the coding sequence ATGTTCAAGACAGTATTGATTCCAGTGGTGGATGATATGGTTACACCTAAAGTAATGAAGCAAATCAGCGCCCTGATTAAAGCGGGTGGAGCAAATGCGGTTTTGGCATATATATCTGATCCAAGAGCTCCATTTATCTACACACGAAAAGCCTCGGACTACAAAATTTCTGATGCAAATCATAAGAAAGCCTGCGCTCAACACGCGAAAGAATTGCTGGAAAAGGCTGCGAATCTGATGGGTGTGGATATTAAAGTTAAAACACATCATGAGTACAGTCCAGTTGTCTTCGAAGGCATCCTAGAGGCTGCCAAAAAATTTAATGTTGATGCCATCATGATGGCGTCTCATAAGCGTATTGGACTTAAGGGTGCATTTATGGGTAGCGATACCCATAATGTCGTGGTGCACACCAAGCTTCCGGTCATTGTTGTGTAA
- a CDS encoding choloylglycine hydrolase family protein, with protein MKRGLFKRVLVVSLSASLAFAPALSNACTSFLLKGNDGGYVYGRTMEFGLPLKSELTMIPRNYVAKGIGVDGKYGSGMSWTAKYAAVGMNPLGLPELVDGMNEKGLIAGMLNLPNSAEYQAVNQANSAESISSLQVLTYALTNFASVDEVKSGLRKIKVNGAKIAQYGGNTPLVHYTFHDANGKSIAVEYIKGELQITDNPTGVMTNDPPFQDHLNSIGNYSNLSKVEKPPLVINGAKYAAPSSGSGLHGLPGDFLSPSRFIRALFLANSVPNNYSTAQMNAAAWHILGSFDIPPGSVTLPATNPYGGGIGGFEVTEWSVTANNKNMTYMVKMYENTNVYVFDFKKMDVNAKEIKYTKLNQPLLTIPVN; from the coding sequence ATGAAGCGTGGACTATTCAAAAGAGTTCTGGTTGTCTCCTTATCTGCTTCTCTGGCTTTTGCGCCAGCATTAAGTAATGCATGCACTAGTTTCTTGCTAAAAGGTAATGATGGTGGCTATGTATATGGTCGTACCATGGAATTTGGTTTGCCTCTGAAATCAGAGCTAACTATGATTCCAAGAAACTATGTAGCAAAGGGTATAGGTGTTGATGGTAAATATGGTTCAGGAATGAGCTGGACCGCTAAATATGCTGCAGTAGGTATGAACCCATTGGGCTTACCTGAGTTGGTCGATGGCATGAATGAGAAAGGCCTCATTGCTGGTATGCTTAATTTACCTAACAGTGCAGAGTATCAGGCAGTAAACCAAGCAAATTCTGCAGAAAGCATCAGTTCTCTTCAGGTGCTGACTTACGCATTGACTAATTTTGCATCAGTCGATGAAGTGAAGTCAGGCTTGCGAAAAATTAAAGTTAATGGTGCAAAGATTGCACAGTATGGTGGAAATACTCCACTAGTGCACTACACTTTCCATGATGCCAACGGCAAAAGTATTGCTGTTGAATACATAAAAGGCGAGTTGCAAATTACTGATAACCCAACTGGGGTAATGACAAACGATCCCCCATTTCAGGATCACCTCAACAGTATTGGCAATTATTCCAATCTTTCTAAAGTAGAAAAACCGCCACTGGTAATTAATGGTGCGAAATATGCTGCCCCAAGTTCAGGATCTGGTCTGCATGGTTTGCCTGGGGATTTTTTGAGTCCAAGTCGATTTATTCGCGCATTATTTTTGGCAAATTCAGTGCCGAATAATTACAGTACTGCCCAAATGAATGCAGCGGCATGGCATATCTTGGGTAGTTTTGATATTCCGCCTGGCTCCGTTACTTTACCGGCGACTAATCCCTATGGTGGTGGCATTGGTGGTTTTGAGGTGACTGAATGGAGTGTGACAGCCAATAATAAAAATATGACTTACATGGTGAAGATGTATGAAAACACCAATGTCTATGTATTTGACTTTAAGAAAATGGATGTCAATGCAAAAGAAATTAAATACACCAAATTGAACCAGCCGCTACTGACCATTCCGGTAAATTAG
- a CDS encoding CDP-diacylglycerol diphosphatase, translating to MKITDTISYLNKLSLFILFVAFSGASSAAAIAKSDILLHIATQCIDSSKVGYCSSCTLPKVDTQCGQALECKKTNEVWKLSSEYVAIRDIKMCGCNPTFIHGLALPRAVVTGVEDPNRREAIWQFAWNAGLDRIEERSLALVVNPKSERTQNQLHVHILRLNDDARQNFAEYETAIINNLHHVWGIAENIALEKRLNDYGILVSRYSADQFIVVVSKNSPEALFTKWRCN from the coding sequence ATGAAAATTACTGACACTATTAGCTATTTGAATAAACTTAGCTTATTTATATTGTTTGTAGCTTTCAGCGGCGCATCGTCTGCCGCCGCAATTGCCAAAAGTGATATTTTGTTACACATTGCAACTCAATGTATAGATTCCTCAAAAGTTGGTTATTGCTCTAGCTGCACTCTGCCAAAAGTGGATACGCAATGTGGTCAAGCCTTGGAATGTAAAAAGACGAATGAAGTTTGGAAATTGAGTTCGGAATATGTAGCGATACGTGACATCAAAATGTGTGGGTGTAACCCCACCTTTATTCATGGGTTGGCATTACCTAGGGCAGTTGTGACTGGGGTTGAGGATCCTAATAGACGCGAAGCAATATGGCAATTTGCCTGGAATGCTGGTCTTGATCGCATTGAAGAGCGCTCGCTTGCACTAGTTGTCAATCCAAAATCAGAAAGAACTCAAAACCAATTACATGTTCATATTCTTAGATTAAATGATGATGCGCGCCAAAATTTTGCCGAGTATGAAACTGCAATTATTAATAACTTGCATCATGTTTGGGGGATTGCAGAAAATATTGCTCTAGAAAAAAGGCTAAATGATTACGGTATTTTGGTTTCAAGATACTCCGCTGATCAATTTATCGTAGTTGTTTCCAAAAATAGCCCTGAAGCACTTTTTACAAAGTGGAGATGTAACTAA
- a CDS encoding haloacid dehalogenase type II, producing the protein MYKLVAFDAYGTLFDVYSMSQLAEEIFPGHGQALSLMWRDRQIEYTRLVTMSDPNPNGSKYYLPFWALTIRSLRYVCKRMGLNLSAEAEKRLMDQYAKLTGFEDSLSVLQSIKQKNISTAILSNGSREMLAMVVGSNGLKPYLDKVVTVEDVRLFKTAPQAYELLLKEFPVKMEEILFVSSNAWDALAAKWYGFDVFWVNRQSHPFEEIGENPDYQGSSLTEVLGVI; encoded by the coding sequence ATGTACAAATTAGTCGCTTTTGATGCATATGGAACTCTTTTTGATGTGTATTCCATGAGCCAGTTGGCGGAAGAGATTTTCCCGGGTCACGGTCAAGCTTTGTCTTTGATGTGGCGTGATCGCCAGATTGAATATACCCGCTTAGTGACTATGAGTGATCCCAATCCAAATGGGAGTAAATACTATCTCCCTTTTTGGGCATTAACGATTCGATCATTGCGTTATGTATGCAAGCGTATGGGGCTGAATCTTTCCGCGGAAGCCGAGAAGCGCTTGATGGATCAGTACGCCAAGCTTACTGGTTTTGAGGATAGCCTCAGTGTGCTTCAATCAATTAAACAGAAGAATATTTCTACCGCAATACTGTCTAACGGCAGTCGAGAAATGCTTGCTATGGTTGTAGGGAGTAATGGCCTAAAGCCCTACTTAGACAAAGTGGTAACGGTTGAAGATGTTCGACTATTTAAAACCGCCCCTCAGGCGTATGAACTTCTATTAAAGGAATTTCCTGTAAAAATGGAAGAAATTTTATTTGTTTCTAGCAATGCCTGGGATGCCTTAGCAGCCAAGTGGTATGGCTTTGATGTTTTCTGGGTGAATCGACAGAGCCATCCATTTGAGGAAATTGGCGAGAATCCAGATTACCAAGGAAGCTCCCTAACTGAGGTATTGGGGGTCATTTAG
- a CDS encoding GNAT family N-acetyltransferase, with the protein MLTTEFLPGNRFNEYGHWLKAQDPETIHEYFGCQLNHEAIDSLIEKWSLNPLNNHFLVAKMNHFWAGTIHIAAHDNTVEFGIIVALSYRKQGIASHMMTDAIRWARNRFYKNLYMHCICRNHAIKKLCEKHHLEIKNMLGDSEGNLILPPPTPMTFFIENIKTSQENWAKLFRLNPLSI; encoded by the coding sequence ATGTTAACAACTGAATTTTTACCTGGTAATCGTTTCAATGAATATGGTCATTGGCTTAAAGCCCAAGACCCAGAGACCATACATGAATATTTTGGCTGCCAATTAAATCATGAGGCAATTGATTCATTGATTGAAAAATGGAGCCTAAATCCGCTCAATAACCATTTTTTAGTTGCAAAAATGAATCACTTTTGGGCTGGAACTATTCATATTGCAGCTCACGATAATACCGTTGAATTTGGCATCATCGTTGCCCTCAGTTATCGCAAGCAGGGCATTGCAAGCCACATGATGACTGACGCAATAAGATGGGCGCGCAATCGATTTTATAAGAATTTATACATGCACTGTATTTGCCGTAACCACGCAATAAAAAAGTTGTGCGAAAAGCATCACTTAGAAATCAAAAATATGTTGGGAGATTCGGAAGGCAATCTCATATTGCCACCGCCAACACCAATGACATTTTTTATAGAAAATATCAAAACTTCTCAAGAAAACTGGGCTAAGCTATTTAGACTTAACCCACTGAGCATATAA
- a CDS encoding DMT family protein, giving the protein MPNLSNFFGPLSFISLLIFSNVFMTFAWYAHLKNLSSKPWWIAVFVSWGIALLEYVFQVPANRIGFQYFSLSQLKITQEVITLSVFVPFAIFYMGEPFKTDYIWAGLCLLGAVYFMFRT; this is encoded by the coding sequence ATGCCTAATTTATCCAATTTCTTTGGCCCATTATCGTTTATTAGCCTTTTAATATTTTCAAATGTTTTTATGACATTTGCCTGGTATGCCCACCTCAAGAATTTATCTTCCAAGCCTTGGTGGATTGCCGTGTTTGTTAGCTGGGGTATTGCGTTGCTGGAGTATGTTTTTCAGGTTCCGGCAAATCGAATTGGATTTCAATATTTCTCTCTGAGTCAATTAAAGATAACTCAGGAAGTGATTACGCTCAGTGTGTTCGTGCCATTTGCTATTTTTTATATGGGCGAACCATTTAAAACAGACTATATCTGGGCTGGGCTATGTTTGTTGGGGGCGGTCTATTTTATGTTTAGGACTTAA
- a CDS encoding cupin domain-containing protein — MNIHSDYSQRVVVNSTDLPWVPSPEFGVERRMLERHGDELAKATSIVRYQPGSQFKSHRHDYGEEILVLDGVFSDETGDYPAGSYIMNPPGSSHTPHSEQGCTLFVKLRHLGSDSLEREVIDTKTASWYQGLVPGLMVMPLMQQDTGSTLVRWAPQTYFNPHKHYGGEEIFVVDGVFEDEHGRYPAGTWIRSPHMSLHQPFSKEGCTIFVKTGHLLD; from the coding sequence ATGAACATTCATTCGGACTATAGTCAGCGAGTTGTAGTCAACTCAACTGATTTGCCTTGGGTGCCCAGTCCTGAATTTGGCGTAGAGAGAAGAATGTTGGAACGTCATGGGGATGAGCTTGCAAAGGCAACCTCGATTGTGCGTTATCAGCCAGGCTCTCAATTTAAGTCACACCGCCATGACTATGGCGAAGAAATATTGGTATTAGACGGTGTATTTAGTGATGAGACGGGTGACTATCCTGCAGGCTCATACATTATGAATCCACCTGGATCATCGCATACTCCGCATAGCGAGCAAGGATGCACTCTTTTTGTAAAACTGCGGCACCTAGGTTCAGATTCGCTTGAGCGCGAAGTGATTGATACAAAAACTGCTAGTTGGTATCAAGGTTTAGTGCCCGGACTCATGGTGATGCCCCTCATGCAGCAAGACACTGGATCTACGTTAGTGAGATGGGCGCCACAAACTTACTTTAATCCACACAAACATTATGGTGGAGAAGAAATCTTTGTGGTCGATGGTGTTTTTGAAGATGAGCATGGGCGTTATCCTGCGGGCACTTGGATTCGAAGTCCGCATATGAGCTTGCATCAACCTTTTAGTAAAGAAGGGTGTACGATTTTTGTAAAGACTGGCCACTTACTGGACTAG